A region from the Rosa rugosa chromosome 6, drRosRugo1.1, whole genome shotgun sequence genome encodes:
- the LOC133714607 gene encoding uncharacterized protein LOC133714607, giving the protein MARDEDMKLVDKNAASASQKVPEPWENSNHPLFLHHSDQPGAVLVSQPLMEDNYTTWVQSMSMALTIKNKKGFVDGTLNKPADNPNEQRQWDRCNTLVKTWLLGAMSKEISGSVIHCKDARGMWLELQERFSHTNTVQLFHIENAIHDCEQGTNSVTSYFTKLKGLWDEKDALCAFPPCSCDTATEVKTYMETQKTMKFLMGLSDNYATIRSNVIGMDPLPSVNKAYAMALRHEKQADRRKAAMEGGQARPRGNHVASSNDDKETMNTFPFSQEECQQLLGLLNKNKPALINQVGNVPNYEELSGKAFSLSQNGKETIWILDSGATY; this is encoded by the exons ATGGCAAGAGACGAAGATATGAAGCTGGTCGATAAGAACGCGGCCTCGGCGTCACAGAAAGTCCCAGAACCATGGGAGAACTCTAATCATCCACTCTTCCTCCATCATTCGGACCAGCCTGGCGCAGTCCTTGTGTCACAACCATTGATGGAAGATAACTACACAACATGGGTCCAATCCATGAGCATGGCCCTAACCATCAAGAACAAGAAAGGTTTTGTTGATGGAACTCTCAACAAACCAGCTGACAACCCTAATGAACAAAGGCAATGGGATCGTTGCAACACGCTTGTTAAAACTTGGCTGCTGGGAGCCATGTCGAAGGAAATTTCGGGCAGTGTGATTCATTGCAAAGATGCAAGAGGTATGTGGCTTGAATTGCAAGAAAGATTTTCTCATACTAACACGGTTCAACTGTTCCACATCGAGAATGCAATTCATGATTGTGAACAAGGTACGAACTCGGTCACATCTTATTTCACAAAGCTCAAGGGCCTCTGGGATGAGAAGGATGCACTTTGTGCATTTCCTCCTTGCAGTTGCGACACAGCCACAGAAGTGAAGACTTATATGGAGACACAAAAGACTATGAAGTTCTTGATGGGGCTCAGCGACAACTATGCGACGATACGAAGCAACGTAATAGGGATGGATCCTCTCCCTAGTGTAAACAAGGCATATGCAATGGCGTTGCGTCATGAGAAACAAGCAGATCG GAGAAAGGCTGCAATGGAAGGAGGACAAGCACGACCAAGAGGTAATCATGTGGCTTCCTCAAATGATGACAAGGAGACTATGAACACTTTTCCTTTTTCACAAGAGGAGTGCCAGCAGCTTCTGGGGCTCTTGAACAAAAACAAGCCTGCTTTGATCAATCAAGTTGGTAATGTACCAAATTATGAGGAACTTTCAGGTAAAGCTTTTTCTCTTTCACAAAATGGTAAAGAGACAATATGGATATTGGATAGTGGTGCCACGTACTGA